From one Flavobacterium sp. N502536 genomic stretch:
- a CDS encoding helix-turn-helix domain-containing protein, with the protein MDIEKDYIKLIFGLKLKQVRTQKNLSLFGLAKLTNLSKSYLNEIEKGKKYPKTDKILLLCEHLDVTYDQMVSLKLDNNLAPIGEILKSGILKEIPLELFGIQEADLIDIIANAPAKVNAFISTIIEIAQHYNLSRESFFLAALRSYQEAHSNYFEDLEEKVIAFSKSFQINLDSKISIKELEAILKEEFDYTIKEIAFTDQEALEDLRSIYVPKSKTLLLSTEIDDPQKAFILAKEIAYNYLNLSDRLLTFSWIKFENFDQVLHNFYASYFAGALLLPRQLIVGKINDFLNNEKPNPEEFVTLIESFEVSPESFYQRLTNLLPKDFHLKNLFFLRMSHKIGSDFYQIKKELHITNQQEPHANETNEHYCRRWVSVKTIDEAIKQNKPHFFDAQISSYIHSGNEYLVFSSATKDPFIKDNIRSISVGILINPTMKKKFKFIEGKPLVKRIVGVTCETCDVKDCLERAAPPIALEKKKRHENTDAVVQQFISQYS; encoded by the coding sequence ATGGATATCGAAAAAGACTATATAAAGCTGATTTTTGGGCTAAAACTCAAGCAGGTCCGCACCCAGAAAAACCTTTCTCTTTTTGGCCTGGCCAAATTGACCAACCTTTCAAAATCGTATTTAAACGAAATTGAGAAAGGAAAAAAATATCCTAAAACAGATAAAATTTTACTTTTATGCGAACATCTGGACGTTACTTACGACCAAATGGTTTCGTTAAAGCTCGATAACAACCTCGCCCCGATTGGAGAAATCTTAAAATCGGGTATTTTAAAAGAGATTCCCCTCGAACTTTTTGGGATTCAGGAGGCAGATTTAATTGATATTATTGCCAATGCCCCTGCCAAGGTCAATGCCTTTATCAGTACCATTATCGAAATTGCACAGCATTACAATCTGAGCCGGGAAAGTTTTTTCTTAGCGGCTTTACGCTCCTATCAGGAAGCACACAGTAATTATTTTGAAGATTTAGAAGAGAAGGTCATTGCTTTTTCTAAGTCCTTCCAGATTAATTTAGATTCTAAAATATCGATTAAAGAGCTCGAAGCCATTCTTAAAGAGGAATTTGATTATACGATAAAAGAAATTGCCTTTACCGATCAGGAAGCCTTAGAAGATCTACGCTCCATCTACGTACCAAAAAGCAAAACGCTGCTACTTTCAACCGAAATTGACGATCCGCAGAAAGCCTTCATTCTGGCCAAAGAAATTGCCTATAACTATCTGAATTTATCCGATCGTTTACTGACGTTCAGCTGGATTAAATTTGAGAATTTCGATCAGGTATTGCATAATTTCTATGCCTCTTACTTTGCAGGCGCTTTATTATTGCCGAGACAATTGATCGTAGGTAAAATCAATGACTTTTTAAATAACGAAAAACCAAATCCGGAAGAATTTGTAACGCTGATCGAAAGTTTTGAAGTTTCGCCGGAATCCTTTTACCAAAGATTAACCAATTTGCTTCCTAAGGATTTCCACCTGAAGAACTTATTCTTTTTAAGAATGTCCCACAAAATTGGCTCTGATTTTTATCAGATCAAAAAGGAGTTGCACATTACCAACCAGCAGGAACCGCATGCCAACGAAACCAACGAGCATTATTGCAGAAGATGGGTTTCAGTAAAAACCATAGACGAGGCTATCAAACAAAACAAACCACACTTTTTTGATGCTCAGATCTCAAGTTATATCCATAGTGGAAATGAATATCTGGTTTTTTCATCAGCCACAAAAGATCCTTTCATCAAAGACAACATACGCAGTATTTCGGTTGGTATTTTAATTAATCCAACCATGAAAAAGAAATTCAAATTCATTGAAGGAAAGCCACTAGTGAAGCGAATTGTTGGCGTAACCTGCGAAACCTGCGATGTAAAAGACTGCCTTGAAAGAGCCGCTCCT
- the aceB gene encoding malate synthase A translates to MKNQLEITETAMEFLAEKKLSYPKIWTEEAIVFITDLHRKFESQRKLLLLQREQKQTAFDQGVMPSFPSETKTVRESNWVAGEIPKDLLDRRVEITGPVDRKMIINALNSGAKTFMADFEDSTSPTWKNLMDGQVNLIDAVNKTISYTDLVKHKSYHLNEKIATLIVRPRGLHLPEKHLSIDGNSVSGSLVDFGLYVFHNHKRLLENNSGPYFYIPKLEHYLEARWWNTVIDFTEDYLKLERGTIKVTVLIETITASFQLDEIIYELKEHIVGLNCGRWDYIFSYIKKFRKHPKFIVPDRDQVNMTSPFMNAYSNLVIQRCHKRGIHAIGGMAAQIPIKNNEEANAVAFAKVKTDKEREVKNGHDGTWVAHPDLVSLAKNVFDAGMPTPNQIHVKREYRKITEADLIEPPIGIITENGVRKNINVGVLYLASWLNGQGAAALHNLMEDAATAEISRSQLWQWLQNKVVLDNGRKLDLAYYHELALEEFQKIKNELGEEIHEKQQFPLAEKVLERLVVNTDFVDFLTIPCYKYL, encoded by the coding sequence ATGAAAAACCAATTAGAGATTACCGAGACGGCAATGGAGTTTTTGGCCGAAAAGAAGCTTTCCTATCCAAAGATCTGGACAGAAGAAGCGATTGTTTTTATAACCGATTTACATCGAAAATTCGAGTCGCAACGAAAATTATTGTTGTTGCAGCGCGAACAAAAACAAACCGCTTTTGATCAGGGAGTCATGCCGTCTTTTCCTTCAGAAACTAAAACCGTCAGAGAAAGTAATTGGGTGGCTGGAGAAATTCCAAAAGATTTACTGGATCGTAGAGTAGAGATAACAGGGCCTGTTGATCGTAAAATGATTATCAACGCCTTGAATTCGGGAGCCAAAACTTTTATGGCAGATTTTGAAGACAGTACTTCTCCGACCTGGAAAAATTTAATGGATGGACAGGTGAATTTGATTGATGCGGTTAATAAAACGATTTCCTATACCGATTTGGTTAAACACAAATCATATCACTTAAATGAAAAGATTGCGACATTGATCGTACGCCCACGTGGATTGCATTTGCCGGAAAAACATCTTTCGATTGATGGAAATTCGGTTTCAGGTTCTTTGGTAGATTTTGGGTTGTATGTTTTTCATAATCACAAAAGGCTTTTAGAAAATAACTCAGGACCATATTTCTATATTCCAAAATTAGAGCATTACCTGGAAGCGCGCTGGTGGAATACGGTAATTGATTTTACCGAAGATTATCTGAAGTTAGAAAGAGGAACGATAAAAGTGACGGTTTTAATTGAAACTATTACAGCAAGTTTTCAACTGGATGAGATTATTTATGAATTGAAAGAACATATCGTAGGCTTGAATTGTGGTCGTTGGGATTATATTTTCTCTTACATTAAAAAATTCCGCAAGCATCCTAAGTTTATTGTTCCGGATCGCGATCAGGTAAATATGACTTCGCCTTTTATGAATGCCTATTCGAATCTGGTGATTCAAAGATGTCACAAACGCGGTATTCATGCAATTGGAGGAATGGCTGCTCAAATTCCGATTAAGAATAATGAGGAAGCGAATGCAGTCGCTTTTGCAAAGGTAAAAACCGACAAGGAACGTGAAGTAAAAAATGGTCATGACGGAACCTGGGTAGCGCATCCGGATTTGGTTTCACTGGCTAAAAATGTTTTTGATGCCGGAATGCCAACACCAAATCAAATTCATGTTAAAAGAGAATATCGCAAAATAACAGAGGCAGATTTGATCGAACCGCCGATAGGGATTATAACAGAAAACGGTGTTCGCAAAAATATTAATGTTGGAGTGCTGTATTTGGCTTCATGGCTGAACGGACAAGGTGCTGCGGCTTTGCACAACCTGATGGAAGATGCTGCGACGGCCGAAATTTCGAGATCGCAATTGTGGCAATGGCTTCAGAATAAAGTGGTTTTGGATAATGGACGAAAATTAGATTTGGCCTATTATCATGAATTGGCTTTAGAGGAATTTCAAAAGATTAAAAATGAATTAGGAGAAGAAATTCATGAAAAACAACAATTTCCATTAGCAGAAAAAGTACTGGAAAGATTAGTAGTAAATACTGATTTCGTTGACTTTTTGACGATTCCCTGCTACAAATATTTATAA
- the aceA gene encoding isocitrate lyase, with protein MKTTEDRIQELINDWITNPRWKGVERPYTATEVVTLQGSYHIEHSIAKMGAEKLWRKLKSQDYVAGLGALTGNQAIQEVDAGLEAIYLSGWQVAADANLAGEMYPDQSLYPVNSVPMVVKKINSALLRADQIQVVNQVEDKKDYLVPIVADAEAGFGGNLNAFELMKSMIEAGASGVHFEDQLSSAKKCGHLGGKVLVPTQEAINKLIAARLAADVMGVSTLIVARTDADAANLLTSDADPRDAKFITGEKTNEGFFYVNSGIDQGIARGLSYAPYADLIWMETSNPDLVYAKKFADAMKKEFPGKMLAYNCSPSFNWAAKLSVAEMETFREDLAAMGYKFQFITLAGFHALNTSMFELSKAYKERGMAGYSELQEREFALQQNGFRAVKHQAFVGTSYFDAVQNTVTIGRSSTTAMKHSTEVEQF; from the coding sequence ATGAAAACAACAGAAGACAGAATTCAGGAATTGATTAACGATTGGATCACGAACCCAAGGTGGAAAGGTGTTGAACGTCCGTATACCGCTACAGAGGTGGTTACGCTTCAGGGCTCTTATCATATTGAGCATTCTATTGCTAAAATGGGGGCGGAGAAATTATGGAGAAAGTTAAAAAGTCAGGATTATGTTGCTGGTTTGGGTGCTTTAACAGGAAATCAGGCGATTCAGGAAGTCGATGCTGGTTTAGAAGCGATTTATTTGAGCGGCTGGCAGGTAGCAGCCGATGCAAATTTGGCAGGAGAAATGTATCCTGACCAATCACTTTACCCAGTGAATAGTGTACCGATGGTGGTTAAAAAAATTAACAGTGCCTTGTTGAGAGCTGATCAGATTCAGGTAGTAAACCAGGTTGAAGATAAAAAAGATTATTTGGTTCCGATTGTGGCCGATGCGGAAGCAGGTTTTGGTGGGAATCTAAATGCATTCGAATTGATGAAATCGATGATTGAGGCAGGAGCTTCAGGGGTTCATTTTGAGGATCAGTTGAGCTCTGCTAAAAAATGCGGGCACTTAGGCGGAAAAGTTTTGGTACCTACTCAGGAGGCGATTAACAAATTGATCGCAGCCCGTTTAGCGGCAGATGTTATGGGGGTTTCAACACTGATTGTGGCAAGAACAGATGCTGATGCAGCTAATTTGCTAACGAGTGATGCCGATCCTAGAGATGCAAAATTTATTACCGGAGAAAAGACCAATGAAGGCTTTTTCTATGTAAACAGCGGAATCGATCAGGGAATTGCAAGAGGATTAAGTTATGCGCCTTATGCCGATTTGATTTGGATGGAGACCAGTAATCCTGATTTGGTTTATGCTAAGAAGTTTGCCGATGCAATGAAAAAAGAGTTTCCGGGTAAAATGCTGGCTTACAATTGTTCTCCATCTTTCAACTGGGCTGCAAAATTATCAGTAGCAGAAATGGAAACTTTCAGAGAAGATCTGGCAGCTATGGGATATAAATTTCAGTTCATTACTCTGGCAGGATTCCATGCTTTGAATACTAGTATGTTCGAATTGTCAAAAGCGTATAAAGAACGCGGTATGGCAGGATATTCTGAATTGCAGGAAAGAGAATTTGCTTTGCAGCAAAACGGATTCAGAGCTGTAAAACATCAGGCTTTTGTAGGTACTTCTTATTTTGATGCAGTTCAGAATACAGTAACCATCGGGAGGTCTTCGACTACTGCAATGAAACACTCTACGGAGGTTGAGCAATTTTAA